The Triticum aestivum cultivar Chinese Spring chromosome 7B, IWGSC CS RefSeq v2.1, whole genome shotgun sequence genome window below encodes:
- the LOC543009 gene encoding protein RAFTIN 1B isoform 2 precursor (isoform 2 precursor is encoded by transcript variant 2) produces MARFLVALLAATLVAAGGQLGHAAPATGEVFWRAVLPHSPLPDAVLRLLKQPAAESTSFVRDPEDRPPFDYRDYSRSSSDDEPSKSTVAASGAGGFDYDNYSGADERRGATDEYKAPSSSLAGSGAYMARGGKAETTTVFFHEEAVRVGRRLPFHFPPATPAALGFLPRQVADSVPFTTAALPGILATFGIASDSTTVPSMEATLRACESPTIAGESKFCATSLEALVERAMGVLGTRDIRPVTSTLPRAGAPLQTYTVVAVQPVERGPVFVACHDEAYPYTVYRCHTTGPSRAYTVDMEGARGADAVTIAAVCHTDTSLWNPEHVSFKLLGTKPGGTPVCHLMPYGHIIWAKNVKRSPA; encoded by the exons ATGGCGCGCTTCCTCGTCGCCCTCCTCGCTGCCACCCTGGTCGCG GCTGGAGGGCAGCTGGGCCACGcggcgccggcgacgggggaggtgTTCTGGCGCGCCGTGCTGCCGCACTCGCCATTGCCCGACGCCGTTCTCCGCCTCCTCAAACAACCTGCAGCAG AATCCACCAGCTTCGTGAGAGACCCCGAGGACAGGCCCCCCTTCGACTACCGTGATTACAGCCGCTCGTCGTCCGATGATGAACCGAGCAAGAGCACCGTCGCCGCCTCCGGAGCGGGGGGCTTCGACTACGACAACTACAGCGGGGCCGACGAACGTCGTGGTGCCACCGATGAATACAAGGCGCCGAGCAGCAGCCTCGCTGGAAGCGGGGCGTACATGGCTAGGGGCGGCAAGGCGGAGACGACGACGGTGTTCTTTCACGAGGAGGCGGTGCGCGTCGGCAGGAGGCTCCCATTCCACTTCCCGCCGGCGACTCCCGCCGCTCTCGGTTTCCTGCCGCGCCAGGTCGCCGACTCCGTCCCGTTCACGACGGCCGCGCTGCCCGGCATCCTCGCGACGTTTGGCATCGCGTCCGACTCCACCACGGTGCCCAGCATGGAGGCGACGCTGCGCGCCTGCGAGTCGCCCACCATCGCCGGGGAGTCCAAGTTCTGCGCGACTTCGCTGGAGGCCCTGGTGGAGCGCGCCATGGGAGTGCTGGGGACCCGGGACATCAGGCCGGTGACGTCGACGCTGCCCCGCGCCGGCGCCCCGCTGCAGACGTACACCGTCGTCGCCGTGCAGCCGGTGGAGAGGGGGCCTGTCTTCGTGGCGTGCCACGACGAGGCCTACCCGTACACCGTGTACCGGTGCCACACCACCGGCCCGTCCAGGGCGTACACGGTGGACATGGAGGGCGCGCGCGGCGCCGACGCGGTGACCATCGCCGCCGTGTGCCACACCGACACGTCCCTGTGGAACCCGGAGCACGTCTCCTTCAAGCTCCTCGGCACCAAGCCCGGCGGCACGCCGGTCTGCCACCTCATGCCGTACGGGCACATAATCTGGGCCAAGAACGTGAAGCGCTCGCCGGCGTGA
- the LOC543009 gene encoding protein RAFTIN 1B isoform 1 precursor (isoform 1 precursor is encoded by transcript variant 1) gives MARFLVALLAATLVAVQAGGQLGHAAPATGEVFWRAVLPHSPLPDAVLRLLKQPAAESTSFVRDPEDRPPFDYRDYSRSSSDDEPSKSTVAASGAGGFDYDNYSGADERRGATDEYKAPSSSLAGSGAYMARGGKAETTTVFFHEEAVRVGRRLPFHFPPATPAALGFLPRQVADSVPFTTAALPGILATFGIASDSTTVPSMEATLRACESPTIAGESKFCATSLEALVERAMGVLGTRDIRPVTSTLPRAGAPLQTYTVVAVQPVERGPVFVACHDEAYPYTVYRCHTTGPSRAYTVDMEGARGADAVTIAAVCHTDTSLWNPEHVSFKLLGTKPGGTPVCHLMPYGHIIWAKNVKRSPA, from the exons ATGGCGCGCTTCCTCGTCGCCCTCCTCGCTGCCACCCTGGTCGCG GTTCAGGCTGGAGGGCAGCTGGGCCACGcggcgccggcgacgggggaggtgTTCTGGCGCGCCGTGCTGCCGCACTCGCCATTGCCCGACGCCGTTCTCCGCCTCCTCAAACAACCTGCAGCAG AATCCACCAGCTTCGTGAGAGACCCCGAGGACAGGCCCCCCTTCGACTACCGTGATTACAGCCGCTCGTCGTCCGATGATGAACCGAGCAAGAGCACCGTCGCCGCCTCCGGAGCGGGGGGCTTCGACTACGACAACTACAGCGGGGCCGACGAACGTCGTGGTGCCACCGATGAATACAAGGCGCCGAGCAGCAGCCTCGCTGGAAGCGGGGCGTACATGGCTAGGGGCGGCAAGGCGGAGACGACGACGGTGTTCTTTCACGAGGAGGCGGTGCGCGTCGGCAGGAGGCTCCCATTCCACTTCCCGCCGGCGACTCCCGCCGCTCTCGGTTTCCTGCCGCGCCAGGTCGCCGACTCCGTCCCGTTCACGACGGCCGCGCTGCCCGGCATCCTCGCGACGTTTGGCATCGCGTCCGACTCCACCACGGTGCCCAGCATGGAGGCGACGCTGCGCGCCTGCGAGTCGCCCACCATCGCCGGGGAGTCCAAGTTCTGCGCGACTTCGCTGGAGGCCCTGGTGGAGCGCGCCATGGGAGTGCTGGGGACCCGGGACATCAGGCCGGTGACGTCGACGCTGCCCCGCGCCGGCGCCCCGCTGCAGACGTACACCGTCGTCGCCGTGCAGCCGGTGGAGAGGGGGCCTGTCTTCGTGGCGTGCCACGACGAGGCCTACCCGTACACCGTGTACCGGTGCCACACCACCGGCCCGTCCAGGGCGTACACGGTGGACATGGAGGGCGCGCGCGGCGCCGACGCGGTGACCATCGCCGCCGTGTGCCACACCGACACGTCCCTGTGGAACCCGGAGCACGTCTCCTTCAAGCTCCTCGGCACCAAGCCCGGCGGCACGCCGGTCTGCCACCTCATGCCGTACGGGCACATAATCTGGGCCAAGAACGTGAAGCGCTCGCCGGCGTGA
- the LOC123160067 gene encoding transmembrane 9 superfamily member 12-like precursor: MAGALHSSCCRALLLLAVLLLTLSPGNAFYLPGSYMHTYSQGEDIWAKVNSLTSIETEMPFSYYSLPYCRPPGGIKKSAENLGELLMGDQIDNSPYRFRVNVNESLFLCTTKGLNENDAKLLKQRARDLYQVNMMLDNLPVMRFAEQNGITVQWTGFPVGYTPAGSADDYIINHLKFKVLVHEYEGTNVEIIGTGEEGSAVISEMDKKGMSGYQIVGFEVVPCSVKRDPEDFSKLNMHDTIEPVSCPVELRMSQVIRQQERITFTYDVEFVKSDIRWPSRWDAYLKMEAGAKVHWFSIMNSLMVILFLAGIVFIIFLRTVRRDLTTYEELDKEAQAQMNEELSGWKLVVGDVFREPTCPKLLCIMIGDGVQILGMSIVTIVFSTLGFMSPASRGMLLTGMIILYLFLGIVAGYVSVRLWRTIKGTSEGWRSLSWLTACFFPGVMFTVLTILNFVLWGSKSTGALPISLFFTLLALWFCISVPLTLVGGFLGTRAEQIEFPVRTNQIPREIPARKYPSWLLVLGAGTLPFGTLFIELFFILSSIWLGRFYYVFGFLLIVLLMLVIVCAEVSVVLTYMNLCVEDWRWWWKAFFASGSVALYVFLYSINYLVFDLRSLSGPVSAMLYIGYSFLMAFAIMLATGTIGFLTSISFVHYLFASVKID; this comes from the coding sequence ATGGCTGGGGCGCTGCACAGTTCTTGTTGTCGGGCTCTGTTATTGTTGGCTGTGCTGTTGCTGACTTTGTCTCCAGGCAATGCATTCTACTTGCCTGGCAGCTACATGCACACATACTCCCAAGGTGAGGATATATGGGCAAAGGTTAATTCACTCACGTCCATTGAGACTGAGATGCCGTTCAGCTACTACAGTCTGCCATACTGCCGTCCACCTGGTGGCATCAAGAAGAGCGCCGAGAACCTGGGTGAGCTTCTCATGGGTGACCAGATCGACAACTCACCCTACCGGTTCCGTGTGAATGTCAATGAGTCCCTCTTCCTCTGCACCACGAAAGGGCTTAATGAGAATGATGCAAAGCTTCTCAAGCAGCGGGCCCGTGATCTTTATCAGGTGAACATGATGCTGGACAATCTGCCTGTCATGCGTTTCGCTGAGCAGAATGGTATCACAGTACAGTGGACTGGTTTTCCTGTTGGTTACACTCCCGCTGGTAGTGCTGATGATTATATCATCAACCATTTAAAGTTTAAGGTCTTGGTCCATGAGTACGAAGGAACAAATGTAGAAATAATCGGtactggagaagaaggatctgctGTCATATCAGAGATGGACAAGAAGGGGATGTCTGGGTATCAGATTGTTGGTTTTGAGGTCGTGCCTTGCAGTGTGAAGCGTGACCCCGAGGATTTCTCTAAGCTTAACATGCATGACACCATTGAACCTGTGAGCTGCCCGGTGGAGCTTCGAATGTCCCAAGTGATCAGGCAACAGGAGAGGATCACGTTTACCTATGATGTTGAGTTTGTGAAGAGTGACATCAGGTGGCCATCTAGGTGGGATGCTTATCTGAAGATGGAGGCTGGTGCCAAGGTCCACTGGTTCTCTATAATGAACTCCCTCATGGTCATCTTGTTCTTGGCAGGAATCGTCTTTATTATATTCCTGAGAACTGTCAGGAGGGATCTCACCACATATGAAGAGCTCGACAAGGAAGCGCAAGCACAGATGAATGAGGAGCTATCTGGGTGGAAGCTTGTTGTTGGAGATGTGTTCAGAGAGCCAACTTGTCCCAAGCTATTATGCATCATGATTGGTGATGGAGTTCAAATTCTGGGCATGTCAATTGTAACAATTGTTTTTTCCACACTTGGGTTCATGTCTCCAGCTTCAAGAGGAATGCTTCTTACCGGAATGATTATTCTCTATCTTTTCCTTGGTATTGTTGCTGGGTATGTCAGTGTTCGGCTATGGAGGACTATTAAGGGAACGTCTGaaggatggagatcactgtcatGGTTGACTGCTTGCTTTTTCCCTGGTGTCATGTTTACTGTCCTTACCATCTTAAACTTTGTGCTGTGGGGAAGCAAGAGCACTGGAGCTTTACCTATATCATTATTTTTCACCCTTCTGGCTCTGTGGTTCTGTATCTCTGTGCCGTTAACGCTTGTCGGTGGCTTCCTTGGTACAAGAGCAGAGCAAATTGAATTCCCCGTTCGCACCAACCAGATTCCTAGAGAGATCCCTGCACGGAAATATCCATCATGGCTTCTGGTCCTTGGAGCAGGCACGCTGCCATTTGGAACCCTGTTTATTGAGCTGTTCTTCATTCTGTCGAGCATCTGGCTTGGAAGGTTCTACTATGTGTTTGGCTTCCTGCTGATTGTCCTGCTGATGCTTGTCATTGTTTGCGCCGAGGTATCTGTTGTCCTTACATACATGAATCTCTGTGTTGAggactggaggtggtggtggaaggCTTTCTTTGCTTCAGGCTCTGTTGCGCTCTACGTGTTCCTCTACTCCATCAACTACTTGGTCTTTGATCTCAGAAGCCTGAGCGGTCCTGTCTCTGCAATGCTCTACATCGGCTACTCATTCCTCATGGCGTTCGCGATCATGCTCGCCACTGGAACCATTGGCTTCTTGACGTCAATATCCTTCGTGCACTACCTCTTCGCGTCCGTGAAGATCGATTGA